A genomic region of Dehalococcoidia bacterium contains the following coding sequences:
- the ribF gene encoding riboflavin biosynthesis protein RibF, with amino-acid sequence MATRLLREELRRAAPGRPSAFTLGTFDGVHRGHQFLIHLLEERAAARGLATGVITLHPHPLTVVRPGTEVTYLTSLEERMELLAALGVDIVAPVTFSSEVSQTGADEFVQLMVDELDLRFLLIGPDSALGRGREGAGERLLEIGAAKGVEVEFAPVESEDGHKLGSSDVREALAAGDVARVNYLLGRRFSLRGPIVRGAERGRTIGFPTANMAIAPDRALPGFGVFAACAFVDEGNFAAAVNIGRRPTFDNGAPTIEAHLLDFEGDIYGHQLRLEFVQRLRGEVKFDGIQALIDQIAKDVAATRAVAVCG; translated from the coding sequence GGGCAGCGCCGGGCCGGCCCAGCGCCTTCACGCTCGGCACCTTCGACGGCGTGCACCGTGGCCACCAGTTCCTGATTCACCTGCTCGAAGAGCGCGCCGCGGCGCGCGGCCTGGCCACGGGCGTGATCACCCTGCATCCGCACCCGCTCACCGTCGTGCGGCCGGGCACTGAGGTCACCTATCTCACGAGCCTGGAAGAGCGGATGGAGCTGCTGGCGGCGCTGGGCGTGGACATCGTGGCGCCGGTCACCTTCAGCAGCGAGGTCTCGCAGACGGGCGCGGACGAGTTCGTGCAGCTCATGGTCGATGAGCTTGATCTGCGCTTCCTGCTGATCGGGCCGGACTCGGCGCTCGGCCGCGGGCGTGAGGGCGCGGGCGAGCGTTTGCTCGAGATCGGCGCGGCGAAGGGTGTCGAGGTCGAGTTTGCGCCGGTGGAGAGCGAGGACGGCCATAAGCTGGGTTCCTCCGATGTACGCGAGGCGCTGGCGGCGGGTGATGTCGCCCGCGTCAATTATCTGCTTGGCCGGCGCTTCTCGCTGCGCGGGCCGATCGTGCGCGGCGCCGAGCGCGGCCGCACGATCGGGTTTCCCACGGCGAACATGGCGATCGCGCCCGACCGAGCCTTGCCCGGTTTCGGCGTGTTCGCCGCCTGTGCCTTCGTCGACGAAGGCAACTTCGCGGCGGCGGTGAACATCGGCCGCCGGCCGACCTTCGACAACGGCGCCCCGACGATCGAAGCGCACCTGCTGGATTTTGAGGGCGATATCTACGGCCACCAGCTGCGCCTGGAGTTCGTGCAGCGGCTGCGCGGCGAGGTGAAGTTCGACGGGATACAAGCGCTGATCGACCAGATCGCGAAGGATGTCGCCGCCACCCGCGCCGTCGCGGTCTGCGGCTGA